The following are from one region of the Magallana gigas chromosome 6, xbMagGiga1.1, whole genome shotgun sequence genome:
- the LOC136276177 gene encoding uncharacterized protein, whose protein sequence is MQFCWLTVFLISLLFPTLKCYDKLENRNVHVQTRILLNDPNLLNSRMEAMERELQTLKTKLHAQESETQDLKHQLESRTSELLEMKTSGSTFVRWGRKTCPNTNETSLLYGGFSAGGLFNAKGSATTTLCLPHDPDAAPAGVPFSSHYGVLYGSEYEFGFKNIAYNDDVPCAVCFNSQAASIMIPAKSSCPSSWTKQYAGFLTSGGSYSDHYGAEYLCLDENPEYMTDGARQHDENGRLFYPVHAVCGSLPCPPYQNSQTIACVVCTK, encoded by the exons ATGCAGTTTTGTTGGCTAACCGTTTTCTTGATCTCGCTGTTGTTTCCGACTCTGAAATGTTACGATAAGCTGGAAAACAGGAACGTGCATGTTCAAACTCGAATTCTTTTGAACGACCCAAATTTGTTAAATTCTCGCATGGAGGCAATGGAAAGAGAGTTGCAGACACTAAAGACAAAACTCCATGCACAGGAGAGTGAAACACAAGATCTAAAGCACCAACTGGAGAGTAGGACCTCGGAACTCTTAGAAATGAAGACATCTG GTTCTACATTTGTCCGCTGGGGGAGAAAAACGTGTCCAAATACCAATGAAACATCATTGCTCTATGGTG GTTTCTCTGCTGGTGGACTGTTTAACGCAAAGGGGAGTGCAACAACAACTCTATGCCTGCCCCATGACCCAGACGCGGCTCCTGCCGGGGTACCTTTCAGTTCGCATTATGGAGTTTTATATGGATCTGAATACGAATTTGGCTTCAAAAACATAGCTTACAATGATGACGTACCATGTGCTGTTTGCTTTAATTCGCAAGCAGCATCGATTATGATTCCGGCAAAATCTTCCTGTCCTTCGAGTTGGACGAAGCAATATGCCGGGTTTTTAACGTCTGGCGGTTCTTACTCAGATCATTATGGCGCGGAATATTTATGTTTGGACGAAAATCCTGAGTATATGACCGATGGCGCCAGACAGCATGACGAGAATGGCAGGCTGTTTTATCCAGTACACGCAGTCTGTGGGTCTCTTCCTTGCCCGCCATACCAGAATTCCCAAACCATAGCATGTGTGGTCTGTACCAAATAA